The sequence below is a genomic window from Thalassomonas haliotis.
AAGAATTCAGCCTCTAAACGAACTGTCCAGGGAGGAGTACCGTGCAGTATTTTCGCTTTTGAAAGTAATGTTCGGCCTTCAGTTGTTGCATCAAGTGCGAGAAAAGTTTGTATCGAATAATAGATATAAAATGGACTCAATTGACGGTAGTGACTCGCTAATTTATGCGTTCGGGAAAGAATTAATGCTTTATCGTTTTGATTTTTAGCTATTAAAATTAATTGATGTAGTGCCGAAGCAAAATAATCAGACCAATTTAATAGTTTATTCGCAAGCTTTTCTGACTCCTGATAGTTGTCGTTTTTGCGGTATAATTTACAGAGCAATAATATATTTTTAGCATTACTTATGGTGTCATCTTCTAGAATACAGTTTTGAAATGCTGTGATAGCGGCAGGATGATTTTTTAATTCTACGTGTATTTTGCCTATCGATTCCCAGGTTGTTTTTCTTCTTTTTCTATTATCCGCCAGTGAGAGCAGGTCGGTGTAAACGGTTAATGCGCGTTTGGGTTTGTCCATATTGTAAAGTGACTTTGCTTGTAGCTCTACACTATTGAAGTTTTTAAGTGATTGTTTGTTATTTATCTTTTTTAGCATGGCAAAGGCTTGATTGTATCTGCCGCAGTTAAAAGCCGTATTCGCGGCTGCCATCAGCTTGGTCATATCTGTATCATTCATTGGCTAACTTTGCTCTTCCTCTATGGATGTTTTCTATCTGCTCAGGTAAATTGTTAAAGTTATTATTCCATAAGGATAAATTCTTGCAATGACTTATCGCATGGAAATAATGTCAACTTTTCAGATGAGATTTTTCTGATGTTAAAAAATGATGGTAAACAGGTATCGCCTTAAAAGTAGCTTTTTTGATGTCTGAGCCGATTAACTCTTTGTCGTTTGTCTATTTGCTTTGACGTAATAGTGGCTGCGGTTTTGTATATCTATTGATGGCCAGGAAGCACTTGCTTTCCGATTGTTTTATTTTTTGTATGATACTGTGTAATTGTTTTATTCCAGATATTGATTTCAAGCAGCCAACAGCATAATTAAACGATAAGTGGTGAATGAAGCCATTTACAATAAAAGACACTGGGAGGGCTATTTGATCATTTGCTAAGAGCAAATTGATCCTACCTGCATTTAGCTTTCTCTCAATGGGAGATCTTTCTCCCGCCGGCAAAGGTGGCGCATTATTACGGATTAGCCCCTGTGCCCTGAGCTGGTGCGGTAAAACAAAGTTATAGTCTAATGCCCGTAGCGCGAACGAGGGTTTCAAGCAATGGCGCTTAAAATGTGACCCAGGTAAAGCGCCTAAACTTCCGGTGGTTTGTATACCCTAAGCCTTCGGGAGCTTTCTTAAGACAGAGTAAAAAAACTCAGCCATGATAATCTGCTATAGGGGATTTATAGGGGGTTATCGTAGGATAGGTTGCTAAAAAAATCCCAAACGGCTTGATTAAATTTAGCTTGGGCTGATTTCTCTGTTAAACTGTTCCGCTTCCTGGTCGAGTTTATTTTCTATGTTAAAGCGTATATTTAGAAGATTACCTATAAGTTATTATCCCTATAAGCCCTTTATGCATACCTATAATTGTATATTTATTCATATTCCCAAAAATGCTGGCAGTAGTGTGTTACGTGCGTTTAATGATCAGGGAGGTCGAAAACATGCTAAATGGCATGACTTTTATGCCGCCAACTCATACTTTTTCAGACGTTATCATAAATTTGCTATTGTGCGTGAACCTGCTGAACGTCTCTATTCTGCCTATCGCTATTATTTAAAAGGGGGTAATCAGTCTGAAGAAGATTTGGCGTTAACGCAGAAAATAAGCGAGCATAACAGTAATTTTTCTGGTTTTGTTGAATCGATTTTAGATACAGACTTTTATATGCTGCAACCTTTATTTCAACCCCAGTATCTCTATGTTTATGATCGTCGGTTGATTTGCCGTGTTGATCGCCTGCTCAGGTATGAAACATTAATGCAGGACTGGCGTGATTTGGCCCGGGCCCAGGCTTTTCCGGAAAATTTGCCCTGGGTAAATGCCAGTCAAGATAAGGTGGAAAGTAATAATAAACCATCACTGCCTGCATTGAGCGAAAAGGCAATCAAAAAAATTAATCAACTGTATAAATTAGATTTTGAGTTGTTAGGTTACCGGCCCTTGTCTTTACCCACCGATAAACAGGACAGCTAAATGAGTGCACGTTTATATAATTGGCAGTTGCCCACAGATGTCAGAATCCCTGACTTTATTATCTGCGGAGCAATGAAATCAGGGACGACCAGCATACATGCTATTTTAAATCAGCATCCGGATATTTATATACCCGATGATGAAGTGCATTTTTTTGATATGGATAATTTATTGCAGCATCCTGACTTTAACCATTTTGATGGCAAGCAGTGGTCAGTGAGCAGCTTGGCTAGAGATCCGCAGCAATATTATGCCTGGTATCGTTCGCGTTTTTCTCCGGCAGCTCAGCATCAGCTACTAGGGGAAGACTCCACCACTTATCTGGCATCTGAAATCGCAGCGCAAAGGATCAGCCAGCAAAAGCGCGAAACTAAATTGATTATCTTACTGCGCCAGCCCAGCACACGTGCTTATTCCCAGTATTGGCACCTGCTTAGGTCCGGCCGTGCCACCCACAGTTTTGAAGATACCATCAGGTATAACCCGCACAGCATACTTGAACGCAGCTTATATCTCACGCAATTGCAAAATGTCTATAAGCATATTCCACAAGAGCAAGTTAAGGTGATCGTCTTTGAAGACTTTCTTGCCGATAAACAAGCGGTGTTGATGCAGCTATGTACTTTTCTTAAGGCCGATTACCGGCGTTTGCCTGCCGACGCGCTGGGTATTCATGCCAACAGCGGCAGGCTGCCGATGTTTCCGGCAATTGAGTTAATGAAAAACCGCCTGTTCAGGGATGGAGGCAACCAGGGATACCATCAGCGCTTTAGTTGTGATTTAACCGCGGGCAATACCAGGAAAATTACCTTTTCCAAGCTGGTAAACAAAGCCCACCGGCTGGTAAATCCCCTGGTGGTGAAAAAAGCACCTAAAATACATCCGCAGACCAAAGCATTTCTTGATGATTATTTCTATCGCGAGCTGCAAGGGCTTAATGAATTACTGGGCCGGGATATCTTAGCCAAATGGTTTACCTGATCTTGTCTGTATTGCTAGCAGGCTTTACATCAAAAAGCGTTGCAGGTAAGTGCTTACTATGACGGCGGGGCTTATTTCTTCTCGGCAGCTGCTGGGTAAAAGTTCGCAGTTAATGGCGTTAAAGTTAACCGCTACCGCGCTGGCTTTTGTTTTTCACCTGCTCTTAGCCCGTCACTTAAGCATTGCGGAATATGGTTTGTTTACACTGGCGCTAAGTTGCCTGCTTTTTAGTACTTCAGTGGCGAAACAAGGCATAGAGCCGGCTGTGGTCCGTTATTTTGCTCAGCAGGAAGAGCATAAACTCGCCAGTTTGTACTTTTATGTGCTTATGTTGGTATTGTTCAATACCCTGGTGGTCAGCTTAATATTATTCCTTGCGGCTAATTTTATCGCCGTTGAATTTCTAGGCACGGTTGAGCTGGTTCACTGTATCCCGATAGTGATAGGGTTAACCGCTTTACAGACCTTGCTTGGGGTAAATAGCGGGGTATTAAAAGGGCGGAAATTTCCTTTTACCAGTTTGTTGTTTACCGGTTTTGTGGTCCACGCCCTGGCTATCAGCTTCTTTTTTTTGCAAAAACCCGCTTCCGGGCTAGCGGCATTGAATTTATTTTTTTATGCGGTGCTTTTGGCGACATTTTTCAGCTTTATTCTGCTTTATAAGAAACTTAAGTTTAAATTACGGTTAACCCCCGAATACCCGATACCAGAATCAGGTATCAAACCTTTATATCAAAGTAGCAGAGCCCTTTTTGTCAGCTCTTTCATGTCATTGCTTACTCAGCAGCTGTCGCTGCTTTTACTGGCAAAATATGCTTCTTTAGCCGAAGTTGCTGTTTATGGCATAGCCCTGAAAATATCTTTACTGATGGGTTATCCCCTGATGGTCTTAAACACTATAACCGCGCCTTTGTATGCAAAATACTACGGGCAGCAAAACATTCAGGCATTTAAAAGTTTGGCGTTTCGTACAACCAAGGGCTTATTTGTCCTGGCGACGCCTTTATGTGTTTTTGTGGCGGTATTTTCCAGCGAACTGGTGGCTTTTTTTGGCAAGCAATATAATGATTCGGCGCAGATATTGGTTATTTTGGCGCTGGGGCAATGGGTCAACTTATCGACCGGCAGTGTGGTTTCAATGCTGGTGATGGCGGGATTTGAAAAAATTCACCGCATCAATGCTATTTTTATTTTGGTTTTTACTGTGATTGCCTTGTTGGTCTTTTTGCCTGCCTATGGAGTTGTCGCTGCGGCCTGGGTAAGTGCAATTGCCATGGCGCTCTTTAATCTGGTCAGTTTGTTTTTTGTTTGTCGTTTGATTTATAGTAAAAATTAATTTTTACTATAATCTTCGCTTTTGAAAAGCACCTTTACCCTAAGTCCTGCCTTGTAAACATTTTTGCGTAAGGTGATGTAATGTCATTACAGATGAAAGCATGACATCATTGCTTCGGTTAAATGTTAATATTTTGTTTGGTTGTTGTTTTTTGGTGCTGTATAATCGCTTTTAGCCTTATTTTTCAGTGTCATTCTTGCTTTGTCTTCAAACAATTGATCCCTAAGTTTACAGGAGGTTTTCCCGTGGATAACCCGACTTTTCAAAAACATCATTTTTTTCTTACTGCTATTTTTACCAGCCTTTTAATATCTGGATGTGGCGGGGGAGGAGGCAAAGAGGGCGCCCCAACGAATACAAAAATACCGACGAGTTACACCATTCCCGCGACGGCAGGTGAAGGCGGTATTATAGAGCCCGGTAGTCAAAGTGTACAATCAGGCGCTAGCGCCAGTTTTACTTTAATTCCTGAAAGCAATTATATTTTATCCGAGGTGACTGGCTGCAATGGCAGCCTCACTGATAGTGTTTATACTACCGGTAATATTTCATCACAATGTAGCATTGTGGCAACATTTTCTCTTGTTGAGTCCGATGCTGATATCACCGCACCTACTGCCGAAATATTATATCCCTGGGAAATATCTCAAACTAATGATGTCGCCGTTCGGGTGAAAGGTATCGCAACCGATACCAGCGACATAGCGTCGATTAAAGTGAACGGTATCACTGCCACTATTCAAGGGGAAGTTGCAAGTGCGGGTAGCGAAAACCAGCGGAAAAACAAATTTGCAGCTGAAACAGCAACAAGCAGCGAAAATAATGTAATCACAGTTAACTGGGAAGCCATTGTTGAGATTGCCTCTGGAGATACTACCGATCTGGTGGTCGAAACAGCCGATATTCATGGCAATATCAATAGCCAAGCCGATATAGCAAAGGTGATCAACAGTAAAACCCTGGAGTCTTTTGTTTTGGACAGCAAAGAGCAGCGGTTATTAAGCTTTGCTTCATATAAAGAATTAATCAGCTTTGATGTGCAATCCCGGCAATTTAGCACCAGCACAGTAAATTTAGACTTTGAGAACAGCTTAGCGGTTAAAGCATACAATGCAAACGATCATGCGTTGATCGGTGCTAGTTTTATTGACAGCCAGTTGGTGATATCTTCGCTTGATTTGACAACCAATGATCTTTTCAGATTAAAAGCACAAGAGATAGTGCTGCCCGGTGATGCTGATTTTCTTTGGTCAAAGCTCTCGGATATGGCCTTTGATCAACAAAGCAATGCGGCCTACTTTTTATTCAGGTATTTTGGCGAGGGCGCGACTCCTGAAGCTCATAAATCGGTTATTTTCAAGTATAGCCTAGACGAAAATGCATTGAACCTCATTGCCGATGGTGTTACTCAATCCAATAAAACCCTGGATAGCGATTTTATCACCTACAGCGAGAAAGGATTATTGGTATTTACTGATTCGGGGAATAATGGCATTTCGATATTAAAGCCCGACGGCTCAGATATTACGCCGTTAACCACTCGTTCTGCACTGGCTGATTTAGGCATAGTCTTGTCCTTAGTCGTCGATGTATCAGCCAATAGCGTTTACGCGATTGGCAGTACAGGTATCGTTTCGGCTAACTTAGATAGCGGTGCGATAACGGCCCTTACCAGTGGAACGCTCACCAATAGGTTTAATAATCTTGGTAGCGCGGTTTTGGACGTTGCCAATAATCGTTTGCTTATCAGCGACCCTTTTTTGGATCAAATGCTGGCGGTTGATATTAGTTCGGGTGAATCCGGTGTTTTCATGCGTAGCAGTGTCGGCTCAGGGCCTGCCATGAACCCCAGGCATTTGGTGCTTGATGAAGCTAAAAACATTGCCTATGTTGGCGAAGATGACGGCAGTATAACGGCGATTGATCTGGCCTCAGGTGATCGTTCTGAAATAGCGAAAATAGATCATCAATATACAGCTATAATGAGCAGTGTTATTTTTGAGAAAGATAATGGTCTGTTATACATAATTTACCCGGATGAAGTATTCAAGCTTGATATTAATAGCCGCCAAGTTGATGTGCTCAGTGATAGAAGTACCGGCACAGGGATTCAGTTTAATGCTTTAACCGGTGCCGTATTAGATAAAGGCAATAACCGCCTGGTTCTTACTGACTCCACTCAAGATAAATTAATTGCCGTTGATTTAACCACAGGCAACCGCAGCATAGTTGCCAACACAGAGTCAGAAACCGGTAATGATGTATCATTGATAGGTACAGTGGATATTGCCCTGGATGTTACAGCCAATATAGTTTTTCTACTTAACCAGGTGCAAAACTCATTATTTTCTCTTAATTTAAACTCCGGTGAGCGCAAGTTATTAACAACGACATGTGAAGATAATCTCGGCAACAACCTTTTTACAAATGAAAGCGTACAAACGTTATTTTATCATGCCGCCACAGAGCAGCTGTTCGCGACAGGAGAAGGCATACTTGTCTATGATATTAAGGACAAGTCCTGTGCCGCCGATGGAATATATATTGATAGCCCATTGGATATCGTTGTAACCAGCCACAACCAGATACTTGCGGCTACCTGGCTTGACTTGCGCCAGCTTGATTTGGAAAGTGATTTAAAAGCCATTATATCTAAGTAGCCTCATCGCTACTTAATCTACCTTAACTGCCATGAAGGCTAAAACCGGCCATATATGGTCAAGAATATTGATCATATATGGTACATTCATTTGCTTATACCGAGACTGGTAATCATTTGATAAGGGTGTTGCCCACTGATAGCAATAGACAGGAAGTACTCTTATATTAGTGCTAAGCATAACAGTCAGGCATTTAGGGCAAAATGTTCGATGACTAAAATGAATGAGAGAATTTACCTGGGCGGGGGAACAAAGTCGTTGTTATTGGTGTAGTGGCTCAGACAGCTAAGCTAGTTCTAATTTTCATGTCCCTCTGCTTTGTCTTAAATACTGCTTACCTGACAGGCAGTTTAAAAATTAATTGCTATCGTCATGTAACTTGTATAAAAAGTCCCGTTATCGTTATTTCATCTGGTTACTTACTTGTGGTATCATTCGCGCAATTTTTAAGTGGTTTGTAAATAGGGGAGGATACGTGTAGTTATGTCCTTCTTGAATTTACCTGTCATTGTTATATCAAAGAACTAGGATACTTCGGCTCGTTTAAGCGCCGTGCACCCATATGAATGAATCGCCATTAGTTACCGTTTATATTACTACTAAAAATCGTTGTAATTTATTAAAAAGAGCAATTGATTCAGTTCTTAATCAGACCTACAAAAATATTGAGCTAATCGTTTGCGATGATGCTTCAAATGACAACACAGCACAATTGTTAGCTGATTATGCTGCGCGCCATGATAATTTATCTTATTTCTCTCAATCACACTCTCAGGGGGCTTGTGTCCTGAGGAATAAAGCCGCGAAAATGGCATCCGGAAAATATATTACCGGCTTAGATGATGATGATTATTTTGTTTCTGACCGCATCGAAGTCCTGGTTAATGCTTTTGATGAAAAGTATTCTTTTATCTGTTCGGCCTATATCCGACAAACGGCGCAGAAAAAACGTATCGTAAAAGATGGGGTTGGCCTGCTTAGCCTCAGTGATATGCTTCATTATAATAAGGTCGGCAACCAGGTTTTTACCCTGACCAGTCGGTTCCTCTCTGTCGGGGGCTTTGATGAGTCGCTGCCCGCTTTTCAAGATTATGATATGTGGATCCGGTTAATTGTT
It includes:
- a CDS encoding sulfotransferase family 2 domain-containing protein — its product is MLKRIFRRLPISYYPYKPFMHTYNCIFIHIPKNAGSSVLRAFNDQGGRKHAKWHDFYAANSYFFRRYHKFAIVREPAERLYSAYRYYLKGGNQSEEDLALTQKISEHNSNFSGFVESILDTDFYMLQPLFQPQYLYVYDRRLICRVDRLLRYETLMQDWRDLARAQAFPENLPWVNASQDKVESNNKPSLPALSEKAIKKINQLYKLDFELLGYRPLSLPTDKQDS
- a CDS encoding sulfotransferase family protein, which gives rise to MSARLYNWQLPTDVRIPDFIICGAMKSGTTSIHAILNQHPDIYIPDDEVHFFDMDNLLQHPDFNHFDGKQWSVSSLARDPQQYYAWYRSRFSPAAQHQLLGEDSTTYLASEIAAQRISQQKRETKLIILLRQPSTRAYSQYWHLLRSGRATHSFEDTIRYNPHSILERSLYLTQLQNVYKHIPQEQVKVIVFEDFLADKQAVLMQLCTFLKADYRRLPADALGIHANSGRLPMFPAIELMKNRLFRDGGNQGYHQRFSCDLTAGNTRKITFSKLVNKAHRLVNPLVVKKAPKIHPQTKAFLDDYFYRELQGLNELLGRDILAKWFT
- a CDS encoding oligosaccharide flippase family protein, with amino-acid sequence MTAGLISSRQLLGKSSQLMALKLTATALAFVFHLLLARHLSIAEYGLFTLALSCLLFSTSVAKQGIEPAVVRYFAQQEEHKLASLYFYVLMLVLFNTLVVSLILFLAANFIAVEFLGTVELVHCIPIVIGLTALQTLLGVNSGVLKGRKFPFTSLLFTGFVVHALAISFFFLQKPASGLAALNLFFYAVLLATFFSFILLYKKLKFKLRLTPEYPIPESGIKPLYQSSRALFVSSFMSLLTQQLSLLLLAKYASLAEVAVYGIALKISLLMGYPLMVLNTITAPLYAKYYGQQNIQAFKSLAFRTTKGLFVLATPLCVFVAVFSSELVAFFGKQYNDSAQILVILALGQWVNLSTGSVVSMLVMAGFEKIHRINAIFILVFTVIALLVFLPAYGVVAAAWVSAIAMALFNLVSLFFVCRLIYSKN
- a CDS encoding glycosyltransferase, with product MNESPLVTVYITTKNRCNLLKRAIDSVLNQTYKNIELIVCDDASNDNTAQLLADYAARHDNLSYFSQSHSQGACVLRNKAAKMASGKYITGLDDDDYFVSDRIEVLVNAFDEKYSFICSAYIRQTAQKKRIVKDGVGLLSLSDMLHYNKVGNQVFTLTSRFLSVGGFDESLPAFQDYDMWIRLIVSFGDCYKLSQPLYVFDISKNHERISNDRRKVITGYQKFFSKHNNKMTSAHLNSMKLLENVVSGKKLDWLSAIKWTNRGNYKSIISQLIKD